In the Leptospira limi genome, one interval contains:
- a CDS encoding alpha/beta hydrolase: MKRTFKLISVILFLSLILLFGIAYYFSGMVLYPKVRCNPDHHVYCDGPKELGLDFEEVNITTEDKLNLVSYWIPAKQPKGTILMVHGHGGQRNEGLRFSKSLHQAGYNLLLLSLRRNHGGYATMGGLEQKDVDAALQFLKTKGETKIGIFGFSMGSATSIIAMANHPEIKAGLFSSGYASAMDVLIESAKRDFGIPYYPLIPVVKLVLDFRSGIDMNSIRPIDSIANIHPRPIAIFHCKMDDYVDYHHAEDLYAKAKEPKSLWAPECNRHERIWNFDPKEAEKRTVGFFMEYLK; encoded by the coding sequence ATGAAACGAACCTTCAAACTTATTTCGGTTATTTTGTTTTTAAGTCTCATCCTACTCTTTGGTATCGCCTATTATTTTTCAGGGATGGTGTTATACCCCAAGGTTCGTTGTAACCCAGACCATCATGTTTATTGTGACGGACCAAAAGAATTGGGATTGGATTTTGAAGAAGTAAACATCACCACTGAAGACAAATTGAACCTTGTTAGTTACTGGATCCCCGCCAAACAACCTAAAGGAACTATTCTTATGGTACATGGGCATGGTGGCCAAAGGAATGAGGGTCTTCGTTTTTCCAAAAGCTTACACCAAGCAGGATACAACTTATTACTTCTAAGCCTTCGCAGAAACCACGGTGGTTATGCAACTATGGGTGGCCTCGAACAAAAAGATGTGGATGCGGCACTTCAATTCTTAAAGACAAAAGGTGAAACCAAAATTGGAATCTTTGGATTTTCAATGGGTTCCGCAACAAGTATCATCGCTATGGCAAACCACCCAGAAATCAAAGCGGGTCTTTTTAGTAGCGGGTATGCAAGTGCGATGGATGTTCTTATCGAATCTGCAAAACGTGATTTTGGAATTCCTTACTACCCCCTCATCCCCGTTGTGAAATTGGTATTGGACTTCCGAAGTGGAATCGATATGAATTCCATAAGACCGATTGATTCGATCGCAAACATCCACCCAAGACCAATTGCCATTTTTCATTGTAAGATGGATGATTATGTAGACTACCACCATGCAGAGGACTTATATGCCAAAGCAAAAGAACCGAAAAGTCTATGGGCGCCTGAATGCAATCGTCACGAACGAATTTGGAATTTTGATCCCAAAGAAGCTGAAAAGAGAACAGTTGGTTTTTTTATGGAGTATTTAAAGTAA
- a CDS encoding DUF1499 domain-containing protein: MEAALGLFFICCMSVLSPFSGVEEGELRGCPPSPNCVSSQSMKYNFVHKVDPIVYSTSREEAYKRISKFFRESENIYISEEKEGEYIRIIFFTKVFRFPDRVEVYFPNDKNEVQVRSQSLLGLWDIFANRRRVNSFREILGKVES; this comes from the coding sequence ATGGAAGCAGCTTTAGGCCTATTTTTCATTTGTTGTATGAGTGTTCTTAGTCCCTTTTCAGGTGTAGAAGAAGGTGAACTTCGAGGTTGCCCTCCTTCACCTAACTGTGTTTCGTCGCAAAGTATGAAATACAATTTTGTTCACAAAGTGGATCCTATTGTGTATTCAACCTCTAGGGAAGAGGCATACAAACGAATTTCGAAATTTTTTCGCGAATCAGAAAATATCTACATCAGTGAAGAGAAAGAAGGGGAATACATTCGAATCATCTTTTTTACCAAAGTGTTTCGGTTTCCGGACCGAGTGGAAGTTTACTTTCCAAACGACAAAAACGAAGTCCAGGTTAGGTCTCAGTCACTCCTTGGCCTTTGGGATATTTTTGCCAACAGAAGGAGAGTGAATTCGTTTCGGGAAATTTTAGGAAAAGTCGAATCATAA